The Enhydrobacter sp. sequence CGAGCCGCCCCTTGTTGGGCGTGCCGTCGAGCTCGATCAGCGCCCGGTCGATCTTGATCTGGTCGAGCGCGTCGAGCCCGGACAGCAGATCCATGATCTCGCCGTTCACCGCGCCCACGGCCTTCCGCACGCCCTTGCCGCCGTAGCGCTTCTTGTCGCCGTCGCGCAGCTCGACCGCCTCGTGCGCACCGGTCGATGCGCCCGACGGAACCGCCGCCCGGCCCATGGCGCCGGTTTCCAGCTCGACCTCGACCTCGACGGTGGGGTTGCCTCGGCTGTCGAGGATTTCCCGGGCCCGGATATCGACAATGGCGCTCATGCGGACATAACTCCTTCTGGGGCGCGGCCTGTCTAGCCGCGCCTCCTCGCTGCGGCAAGTGACGGGGCAGCGCAGTTTTTCTATAGTCCTGCCATGCGTGGCGTTCATGACATGGGCGGCCTCCAGGCCGGGCCGGTGGAGCGGGTGGAACACGACTACCAGCTCTGGGAAAAGCGCGTCGATGCGTTGATGGTGCTGCTGTCGCGCAAGCGCCGCTTCACTGTCGACGAGTTGCGCAAGGGGATCGAATCGCTGCCGGGCGACGCCTACGACCGGCTGACCTACTACGAGCGCTGGATCAGCTCGATCACCTCGGCCCTGATCCATCGCGGAACGATCACCATCGACGAGCTGCGCGCCAAGCTCGCCGACATCGAGCGGCGCCCCGACGGACCGAAGGCCGGCACGCCATGACGCCGCGCTTCACCGTCGGCGCCCAGGTGAACGTGCGGCCAGGCAACCCGCCCGGCCATATCCGCACGCCCTTCTACATCCGTGGCAAGTGCGGGACGGTGGAGCGCATCTGCGGCGAGTTCCGCAATCCCGAGGAGCTGGCCTATGGCCGCAGCGGCGAGCCCAAGCAGGTGCTCTACCGCGTGCGCTTCAACCAGAAGGACGTCTGGCCCGACTACCGCGGGCCGGCGAAGGACACGATCGACGTCGAGCTCTACGAGCACTGGCTCGAGCCCGCACCGTGAGGACGAAGCCATGATGGACAACATCAGCCACAGCCACGAAGGCCCCGACCCCCATGCGCCGCGGCCGGACCACGACGACACCCTCACCCATCACAAGAGGCTGGAGATCGCCGTCCGCGAGCTGCTGATCGAGAAAGGCATCCTCACCGCCGACGAGATCCGCGAGGCGGTCGAGCGGATGGATGCGCGCGGGCCTCATCTCGGCGCGAAGCTCGTCGCGAAAGCCTGGGTCGATCCGGCCTTCAAGGCCCGGCTGCTCGAGAACGGCAGCGCGGCCGCCGAGGAGGCCGGCGTGCAGATGGATCAGCCGACTCGGCTGATCGTGGTCGAGAACACACCGCAGGTGCACAACCTTGTCGTCTGCACACTCTGCTCCTGCTATCCGCGCATGGTGCTGGGCATTCCGCCCGACTGGTACAAGAGCCGCGCCTATCGCAGCCGCGCCGTCCACGAGCCGCGGGCCGTGCTCGCCGAGTTCGGCACGCAGCTCGCCGACGAGGCGACGGTGCGCGTGCACGATTCCACGGCCGACATGCGCTATCTCGTCCTGCCGATGCGCCCGAAAGGCACCGAAGGTTTGGATGAAGCCGGGCTGGCGGCCCTTGTCACGCGCGATTCGATGATCGGCGTCACGACACTTTAGCTGCCGAAAGATCCCTCGCCTTCAGCTCGGGATGACACTGCCTTTCTTTGCCATCCCGAGCGCCGCGAGGGATCTTTGATCCTCACCGCCACGCGCTCTTGAGTGACTGATCGGTCTTCCACTTCTCGACGCCCGCCACGTCGTCGCAGGAGAAGGCGTGTGTATCCTTGCGTGGATTGGCCTCGATCCAGGCGAACATCATGCATTGGGGCTGGACGGCATCGCCCTGCAGCGTCTGGAGCGTGACCTCGGCGGTGACGGCCTCCCCTGCCTTGGCGTCGCCGTAGTCCTCGACGGCCGGCTTGACATCGCCGAAGCCGCGACCGGCCGCCTTGTTGTCGGCATACCACTTGGCGAAGAGGGCGAACTGCTCGCCGGCCACGCCCTTGCCGCCCGCGGCCATGTAGGCGGTGAGATCGCGCACCAGCGCCTGCACCGCGGCCTGCGCCTTGGGCTCCGCCGCACGACGGCGTTCGGCCAGCTTGGCCTGCAGCGCCTTCAACGCCTCGGCATTCGATGGCATCGACGCCGGCGGCGGGGTGGGCGGCGACGCGGCGCCGGCCGCCGGCGTCGGATTGATGCGCTTGATCGGCACGCGCGCTGCCTCGTTGTTCAGAGCCACGGCCTCGGACGGCGTGAGCTTGCCGACCGCGGCATAGCCGTGCCCCTTCTGCCAGCTCGCGATCGCCTTCTCCGAGGCGTCGGACTGCAGGTTGCCGTCGATCGGGCCGTTGTACTTGTCGAGGATGTGCAGGGATTCCTGGAGCTTGCGCCGCTCGGCCTCGGGGCTCTTGAGGACGGTCGCGTAATCGGGCGCCGGAGGCGGCGTCGCACGCGCGGCCGGCGGCGGCGCGGCGGGCGGCGGCGAGCCCGTGGTGCAACCGGCCGGATTCTGGAAGCAACGCTCGACCTCGCCCGCACTCTGCGCAAAGGCCATGGCCGGGATCGACAGCACGAGCAGCGCGGCGAGCGGCCCGCACCGCATGTCAGATACCGCCGTACATGTTGGCCGCGAGCTGCGCCGGCAGGCCGATCACCATCACGATCGGCTGTCCGCTCGCGGTCTGGCCGCGGGCAAGAATGTGATCGTTGGGCGCCCCGAGCCGGCTGTCGTAGTTGCCCCGGCCCCCGAACTTGCCGTTGAAGCAGGAGAGCGAGAACCGGCCGATGCCCGTCGACTCGTTGGTGAAGGTACCCTCGCACACCTTCTGGCCGCTGATGTTGTCGACGGTGAAGGTCACCGACCGGTCGTGTCCGATCAGCGCGCCGTAACGCGCGGTGCCGTTCAGCCGGGCGACGTTGCCCTGATTGTCGCGGTAGAAGATCGAGGCGGGGCCGTAGGCCTGATCCGGCATCGCATCACGCGGCACGACATAGGCGTCGTCGCTGATGACGACATGACATCGGCAGTCGACGTTGTAGTTCTCGCCGAGCGGCCCCAGCTCGGCAAGCTTGCGGCTGCAGGCCGAGACCGCCGTATCCTGCACCTCGCGCTCGCTCATCTGGCCGCGCGCATAGGTGTCGGCATAGACGAAGGCGCACTGGCGCGGCAACGGGATCGCGATCGCCTTGTGCCTCGCCGCCATGGTCTCGGTGTTCACCCAGTAACGCTGCGCCATCTCGGGAAAGCGCAGGAAGATCGGGTCGCGCCGTTCCGGCCGTCCGTAGCGGGAGTCCCCGGCATACTGCGCCGACGCGCTGGCCGCCGTCACCGCGAGCGTCAGAAGGACGAGGAAGATAGGCCGGATCATAATTCTCCAACTTCAGGCGCAAAGGTGACCGAAATGCGACCCGGAGGCTAGACCAGCCGGCTCTGGTTCTTGGCGGCGCTGATGAAGGAGGTGAACAGCGGATGCGGGGCGAACGGCCGGGACTTCAGTTCCGGATGGTACTGGACGCCGATGAACCAGGGATGATCCGGAATTTCCACGATCTCCGGCAGGATGCCGTCGGGCGACATGCCGGAGAAGCGCAGCCCCACCTGCTCCAGCCGGTCCTTGTAGTTGACGTTCACCTCGTAGCGATGACGGTGCCGCTCGCTGATCACGTCCTGGCCGTAGATCTCATGCACCTTCGTGCCGGCGCGCAGGTGCGCGGGATAGGCGCCGAGCCGCATCGTGCCGCCGAGGTCGCCCTCGGCGGAGCGCTTCTCGAGCTGGTTGCCGCGAATCCATTCGGTCATCAGTCCGACCACGGCGTGGTCGGTGGGGCCGAACTCGCTCGACGAGGCGTCCTCGATCCCGAGCAGGTTGCGCGCCGCCTCGATCACCGCCATCTGCATGCCGAAGCAGATACCGAAGAACGGCACCTTGCGCTCGCGCGCGAACTTCACGGCGTGGATCTTGCCCTCGGTGCCACGCTCGCCGAAGCCGCCCGGGACCAGGAT is a genomic window containing:
- a CDS encoding nitrile hydratase, with the translated sequence MRGVHDMGGLQAGPVERVEHDYQLWEKRVDALMVLLSRKRRFTVDELRKGIESLPGDAYDRLTYYERWISSITSALIHRGTITIDELRAKLADIERRPDGPKAGTP
- a CDS encoding SH3-like domain-containing protein, coding for MTPRFTVGAQVNVRPGNPPGHIRTPFYIRGKCGTVERICGEFRNPEELAYGRSGEPKQVLYRVRFNQKDVWPDYRGPAKDTIDVELYEHWLEPAP
- the nthA gene encoding nitrile hydratase subunit alpha is translated as MMDNISHSHEGPDPHAPRPDHDDTLTHHKRLEIAVRELLIEKGILTADEIREAVERMDARGPHLGAKLVAKAWVDPAFKARLLENGSAAAEEAGVQMDQPTRLIVVENTPQVHNLVVCTLCSCYPRMVLGIPPDWYKSRAYRSRAVHEPRAVLAEFGTQLADEATVRVHDSTADMRYLVLPMRPKGTEGLDEAGLAALVTRDSMIGVTTL